The proteins below come from a single Salinivibrio kushneri genomic window:
- the ftsZ gene encoding cell division protein FtsZ, with the protein MFEPMMEMSDDAVIKVVGIGGGGGNAVEHMVRESIEGVDFISINTDAQALRKSSVGTVIQIGGDITKGLGAGANPQVGRDSALEDRDAIKAELEGADMVFIAAGMGGGTGTGGAPVIAEIAKEMGILTVAVVTKPFSFEGKKRLAFAEQGIEELSKNVDSLITIPNEKLLKVLGRGITLLDAFAKANDVLRNAVQGIAELITRPGHINVDFADVRTVMSEMGHAMMGSGVATGEDRAEEAAEMAISSPLLEDIDLAGARGVLVNITAGFDMRLDEFETVGNTVKAFASDNATVVIGTSMDPEMSDELRVTVVATGIGNERKPDITLVTNSQSGQAQAEPKKAQPLQEKPQAASANPAAKEQPAAASSNAAPKSQTEHDYLDIPAFLRKQAD; encoded by the coding sequence ATGTTTGAACCGATGATGGAAATGTCTGACGATGCGGTGATTAAGGTCGTCGGCATTGGCGGTGGCGGTGGTAACGCCGTTGAGCATATGGTGCGTGAGTCAATCGAAGGGGTTGACTTCATTAGCATTAACACGGATGCCCAAGCACTACGTAAAAGCAGCGTAGGTACGGTCATTCAAATTGGTGGTGACATCACTAAAGGCCTAGGTGCGGGGGCAAACCCACAAGTAGGCCGAGATTCTGCCCTTGAAGATCGCGATGCGATTAAAGCTGAGCTCGAAGGTGCCGATATGGTATTTATCGCAGCCGGAATGGGCGGTGGTACAGGGACAGGCGGCGCGCCGGTCATCGCGGAAATCGCGAAAGAGATGGGCATTCTGACCGTTGCTGTAGTGACCAAACCATTCAGCTTTGAAGGTAAGAAGCGATTAGCCTTTGCAGAGCAGGGTATCGAAGAGCTGTCAAAAAATGTTGACTCGCTGATCACGATCCCGAACGAAAAACTGCTCAAGGTGTTAGGTCGCGGGATCACCTTGCTCGATGCCTTTGCCAAAGCAAATGATGTGCTACGTAATGCTGTGCAAGGGATTGCTGAGTTGATCACTCGCCCAGGCCACATCAACGTCGACTTTGCTGACGTACGCACTGTGATGTCAGAAATGGGACACGCAATGATGGGTAGCGGCGTGGCAACCGGTGAAGACCGTGCCGAAGAAGCAGCAGAAATGGCGATTTCTAGCCCGCTTCTTGAAGATATCGATCTTGCTGGCGCGCGTGGTGTGCTGGTGAACATTACCGCAGGCTTTGATATGCGTCTTGATGAGTTTGAGACCGTGGGTAATACCGTCAAAGCGTTTGCATCAGACAATGCAACAGTGGTGATCGGTACATCGATGGATCCAGAGATGAGCGATGAGCTGCGTGTGACTGTGGTGGCAACCGGGATTGGTAATGAGCGCAAGCCAGATATCACCTTGGTCACCAATTCACAGTCTGGGCAAGCACAGGCAGAGCCGAAAAAGGCACAGCCTTTGCAAGAGAAACCACAGGCGGCAAGTGCAAACCCTGCGGCGAAAGAGCAGCCTGCTGCTGCATCATCGAATGCAGCACCAAAATCGCAGACCGAGCATGATTATCTCGATATTCCTGCGTTTTTGCGTAAACAAGCTGACTAA
- a CDS encoding prepilin peptidase, whose product MLIFSSPLFIFFAGLFGLIIGSFLNVVIARLPIMMERRWRQECLATFPDAGIDAPDAQRFDLCLPASHCPACKQTIRWYDNLPLFSWLVLKGRCRHCQHSISKRYPLVELTSAMLCMLPAWLIPSPAWAIAVMGASLTLLALTLIDWETLLLPDQLTLPLMWAGIGLALTGISPVTLSESVIGAMVGYVSLWSLFWAFKLTTGKEGMGYGDFKLFAALGAWVGWQALPLLILVASLSGAIVGALLLRQQRKSLQHAFAFGPFIAVAGWLSLLWGDSLLYWYLSQILGVR is encoded by the coding sequence ATGTTGATATTCTCATCACCGTTATTCATTTTTTTTGCTGGCTTATTTGGCCTGATTATCGGTAGCTTTTTAAATGTGGTCATCGCACGTTTGCCCATCATGATGGAACGTCGTTGGCGTCAAGAATGCTTGGCGACGTTTCCCGATGCTGGCATTGACGCGCCTGATGCGCAGCGTTTTGATTTGTGTCTCCCCGCATCTCACTGTCCGGCCTGCAAGCAAACCATTCGCTGGTATGACAATCTCCCGCTTTTCAGTTGGCTGGTTTTAAAAGGCCGCTGCCGTCATTGCCAACACTCCATCAGTAAACGTTATCCATTGGTTGAGCTGACCAGCGCGATGCTTTGCATGCTCCCCGCATGGCTTATTCCCTCACCAGCATGGGCCATCGCGGTGATGGGGGCCAGCCTGACTTTACTGGCGCTGACCCTCATTGATTGGGAAACCCTGTTGCTGCCCGACCAACTCACCTTACCCTTAATGTGGGCAGGGATAGGCCTCGCCCTCACCGGCATCAGTCCTGTCACCCTCAGTGAGAGTGTCATTGGCGCCATGGTTGGTTATGTGAGCCTCTGGAGCCTCTTCTGGGCATTCAAGCTCACCACCGGCAAAGAAGGGATGGGGTATGGAGACTTTAAGCTTTTTGCGGCTTTGGGGGCTTGGGTCGGTTGGCAAGCCTTACCGCTACTGATTTTAGTCGCCTCACTGAGTGGCGCCATCGTCGGAGCACTATTGCTGCGCCAACAACGAAAAAGTCTGCAACACGCATTTGCCTTCGGTCCATTTATTGCGGTCGCAGGCTGGCTAAGTCTGCTTTGGGGCGATAGCCTGTTATACTGGTACCTTTCACAGATTTTGGGAGTGCGCTAA
- a CDS encoding DUF721 domain-containing protein: MRDHRPRSTLHLLESDPNNIAQRAVELAKLNKLILALLPGETSKACRVANYRDGVLVVEAGSAAWAMRLNYERQHLLSVLRNKGLASLTTIEVKINPALAAADREDKETAPPRHLSQASGELLRALGNGASPKLKARFEALAKLAEDQKKPE, translated from the coding sequence ATGAGAGACCACCGTCCCCGCTCTACCCTGCACCTGCTGGAGAGCGACCCTAACAATATTGCTCAGCGAGCGGTTGAGCTTGCGAAGCTAAACAAGCTGATCTTGGCGTTATTACCCGGTGAAACGTCTAAGGCTTGTCGCGTCGCGAACTATCGTGATGGCGTATTAGTGGTTGAGGCGGGCAGTGCCGCTTGGGCGATGCGACTTAACTATGAACGGCAGCACTTATTGTCGGTATTGCGTAATAAGGGTCTGGCAAGCCTGACAACCATTGAAGTGAAAATTAACCCGGCACTTGCGGCTGCCGATCGAGAAGACAAAGAAACAGCGCCGCCCCGCCACCTTAGCCAAGCCTCTGGTGAGCTACTGCGTGCGCTAGGTAACGGCGCCTCTCCCAAGCTAAAAGCACGGTTCGAAGCCTTAGCTAAACTCGCCGAAGATCAAAAAAAGCCAGAGTGA
- the ftsA gene encoding cell division protein FtsA: MNKTTDKSLIVGLDIGTSKVSTLVSEVLPDGTINVLGVGSSPSRGMDKGGVNDLESVVKSVQRAVNEAEMMADCQISSVYLSLSGKHIHCQTERGMGTISDEDVTQDDIDNVIHTAKSVKISDEQRVLHVIPQEYKIDYQEGIKNPLGLSGVRMEASVHLITCHNDTAKNIEKAVERCGLSVDQLIFSGLSASHAVITPDERELGVCVVDIGGGTMDLAVWTGGALRHAEVIPYAGNVITSDIAYAFGTPLADAEDIKVKYGCALSELVNKDAKVNVPSVGGRPSRTLQRQTLSEVIEPRCSELLGLVNQKLVAIQEKLRSDGVKHQMAAGIVLTGGASQMHGLVECAERVFQNQVRVGQPVNVTGLTDYVQAPCYATAVGLLHYGKESLLTETSEPEQKRAVASWINKLSSWFKKEF, from the coding sequence ATGAATAAAACGACAGACAAGTCACTGATAGTTGGGCTCGATATCGGTACGTCCAAAGTGTCTACCTTGGTCAGTGAAGTGCTGCCAGATGGCACCATCAATGTGCTGGGTGTGGGCAGCAGCCCGTCGCGCGGTATGGATAAAGGTGGCGTGAACGACTTAGAGTCTGTGGTTAAATCTGTTCAGCGAGCGGTGAATGAAGCCGAGATGATGGCAGATTGCCAGATCAGCTCTGTCTATCTTTCTTTGTCAGGGAAGCATATTCACTGCCAAACTGAGAGAGGAATGGGGACAATATCGGACGAAGATGTTACCCAAGACGACATAGACAATGTGATTCATACCGCGAAGTCGGTCAAAATCAGTGATGAGCAGCGCGTGCTGCATGTGATCCCACAAGAATACAAAATTGATTATCAAGAAGGGATCAAAAATCCGCTCGGGTTATCCGGGGTAAGGATGGAAGCGAGTGTGCACCTCATCACATGTCACAATGACACCGCAAAAAATATTGAGAAAGCAGTCGAACGTTGTGGTCTTAGCGTTGATCAACTGATTTTCTCCGGGCTTTCAGCAAGCCATGCCGTGATCACACCGGATGAGCGAGAGTTGGGTGTCTGTGTCGTCGATATCGGTGGCGGCACCATGGACCTTGCTGTATGGACAGGAGGCGCCCTCCGCCATGCCGAGGTGATCCCTTATGCGGGCAATGTGATTACAAGTGATATCGCGTATGCCTTTGGCACACCGCTGGCCGATGCAGAAGACATTAAAGTGAAATATGGCTGTGCATTGAGTGAGCTGGTGAACAAGGACGCCAAAGTCAATGTCCCAAGTGTGGGAGGACGCCCATCAAGGACATTGCAGCGACAAACCTTGTCAGAGGTGATTGAGCCGCGTTGCTCAGAGCTCCTAGGATTGGTGAACCAAAAGCTGGTCGCTATCCAAGAGAAGTTGCGTAGCGATGGTGTTAAACATCAAATGGCAGCGGGGATTGTGCTCACTGGGGGTGCATCACAAATGCACGGCTTGGTTGAATGCGCAGAACGTGTTTTCCAAAACCAGGTGAGAGTGGGACAACCGGTGAATGTCACAGGATTGACCGACTACGTGCAAGCGCCTTGTTATGCAACCGCGGTTGGGCTTTTACACTACGGCAAAGAAAGCTTGCTGACAGAAACGAGTGAACCAGAACAAAAGCGGGCTGTGGCTAGCTGGATTAATAAGCTGAGTAGCTGGTTTAAGAAAGAATTTTAA
- the coaE gene encoding dephospho-CoA kinase (Dephospho-CoA kinase (CoaE) performs the final step in coenzyme A biosynthesis.) — MAVVVGLTGGIGSGKTTVANRFAAKGIDIIDADVIAREVVAPDSDGLAAIVGRFGTPALTPDGSLDRAWLRERVFSHPNDKQWLDNLLHPMIRQRMIQACAQANSAYCLLVVPLLVENNLMSLTQRVLVVDVDEQTQIARTLARDHVSEQQVHAILAAQANRAQRLAVADDVIDNTQTEAELDRQVDALHHMYLTLATQANADP; from the coding sequence ATGGCCGTTGTGGTCGGGTTAACCGGAGGGATTGGTAGTGGAAAAACCACGGTTGCCAACCGTTTCGCCGCCAAGGGTATTGATATTATTGATGCCGATGTGATCGCCCGCGAGGTGGTTGCCCCCGATAGTGACGGCCTGGCCGCGATTGTTGGGCGCTTTGGCACGCCGGCATTAACCCCAGATGGCAGCCTAGATCGTGCTTGGCTTCGTGAGCGGGTGTTTAGTCATCCAAACGATAAGCAATGGCTCGATAACCTGCTTCATCCCATGATCCGCCAGCGCATGATCCAAGCCTGTGCGCAAGCCAATTCAGCGTATTGTTTGCTTGTGGTGCCCTTGTTAGTAGAGAATAACCTGATGTCATTGACGCAACGGGTGTTGGTCGTCGATGTGGACGAGCAAACACAAATCGCTCGCACGCTCGCGCGTGATCACGTTAGCGAACAACAAGTTCACGCGATTTTGGCCGCACAAGCCAATCGCGCACAACGCCTCGCCGTCGCCGATGATGTGATCGATAATACGCAAACCGAAGCGGAACTTGATCGACAAGTTGATGCCTTACATCACATGTATTTAACCTTGGCAACTCAGGCAAACGCCGACCCATAG
- the yacG gene encoding DNA gyrase inhibitor YacG: MSDAPTVVQCPTCQQPVVWGEISPHRPFCSKRCQLIDLGEWASEEKAIPGAPDLSDDDLWSEGQHE, from the coding sequence GTGAGTGATGCCCCTACCGTTGTCCAATGTCCAACATGCCAACAGCCTGTGGTTTGGGGAGAGATCAGCCCACATCGTCCATTTTGCAGTAAACGCTGTCAGCTGATTGATTTGGGCGAATGGGCCAGTGAAGAAAAAGCTATCCCCGGTGCCCCTGACCTTTCGGATGATGATCTCTGGTCAGAAGGGCAGCACGAATAA
- the secA gene encoding preprotein translocase subunit SecA, translating to MLSKVLTKVIGSRNDRTLRRLRKVVDEINKLEPQFEALNDDALKAKTVEFRERLDQGAALDDLLPEAFATVREASKRVFGLRHFDVQMVGGIVLHNGQIAEMRTGEGKTLTATLPSYLNALTGKSVHIVTVNDYLAERDAETNRPLFEFLGMTVGVNVPNMPPEAKKAAYACDVLYGTNNEFGFDYLRDNMAFRAEDRVQRDRYFSIVDEVDSILIDEARTPLIISGPAEDSSEMYQRINALIPSLKQQEQEDTEDYQGDGHFTVDEKAKQVYMTENGQEFVEDLLKKNGLMGEDDTLYSPANISLIHHINAALRAHVLFERDVDYIVKDDEVIIVDEHTGRTMPGRRWSEGLHQAVEAKEGVKIQNENQTLASITFQNFFRLYDKLSGMTGTADTEAFEFQSIYGLDTVVIPTNRPMVRKDHADQVYMTEKEKFAAIAEDIKTRSKAGQPVLVGTVSIEKSELLSNALKKDGIKHQVLNAKFHAHEADIVEQAGYPGAVTIATNMAGRGTDIVLGGSWKQVLGDVENPTDAQVEAAKEKWQQLHDQVVEAGGLHIIGTERHESRRIDNQLRGRAGRQGDPGSTRFYLSMEDSLMRIFASEKVSNMMKRLGMAEGEAIEHPWVNKAIENAQRKVEGRNFDIRKQLLEFDDVANDQRKVVYELRDALLVSEDISEMIEHNREDVVNNIVNQYIPPQSLEEMWDIAGLEKRLKADFDLELPIQQWLDEDDKLYEELLRERILTALIEVYKGKEEAVGAETLRNFEKAVMLQTLDTLWKEHLAAMDHLRQGIHLRGYAQKNPKQEYKRESFELFEGMLEALKTDVVTTLSRVRVQQPDDVERMEAERKARAEQAAQKQQVNHAQADNQFDDSDSAEQGGNETVVRDGRKVGRNEPCPCGSGKKFKQCHGRI from the coding sequence ATGTTATCGAAAGTCCTGACTAAAGTTATCGGAAGCCGTAATGACCGCACCTTGCGTCGGCTGCGAAAAGTTGTTGATGAAATCAACAAACTCGAACCCCAATTTGAAGCATTGAATGATGATGCGTTAAAAGCAAAAACCGTTGAATTCCGCGAGCGCCTTGACCAAGGGGCTGCGCTTGATGACCTCCTTCCTGAAGCCTTTGCCACTGTACGAGAAGCGTCCAAACGTGTGTTTGGCCTACGCCACTTTGACGTGCAAATGGTTGGCGGTATTGTGCTTCACAATGGCCAAATTGCAGAAATGCGCACCGGTGAAGGTAAAACCCTGACCGCGACGCTACCTTCTTATTTGAACGCACTGACAGGTAAATCGGTTCACATTGTGACGGTGAATGATTACTTGGCGGAACGTGATGCTGAAACCAACCGTCCGCTGTTTGAGTTTTTAGGAATGACGGTTGGCGTTAATGTGCCTAACATGCCACCAGAAGCGAAGAAAGCGGCTTACGCATGTGATGTACTTTACGGTACCAATAATGAATTCGGTTTTGATTATTTGCGTGACAACATGGCATTTCGCGCAGAAGACCGTGTGCAACGCGATCGCTATTTCTCGATTGTCGATGAGGTTGACTCGATCCTCATTGATGAGGCGCGTACGCCTCTGATTATTTCTGGGCCAGCAGAAGACAGCTCGGAGATGTATCAGCGTATCAATGCCTTGATCCCAAGTTTGAAACAGCAAGAGCAAGAAGATACCGAAGATTATCAAGGTGATGGCCACTTCACGGTCGATGAGAAAGCCAAGCAAGTGTACATGACCGAAAACGGGCAAGAGTTTGTCGAAGACTTGCTCAAGAAAAACGGCTTGATGGGAGAGGATGATACCCTGTACTCTCCGGCCAATATCAGCCTGATTCATCATATTAATGCCGCATTACGCGCGCACGTCTTGTTTGAGCGCGACGTTGATTACATCGTTAAAGACGATGAAGTGATCATCGTGGATGAGCACACTGGGCGTACCATGCCGGGACGTCGTTGGTCGGAAGGCTTACACCAGGCGGTGGAAGCCAAAGAAGGGGTGAAGATTCAAAACGAGAACCAAACTCTGGCCTCGATCACCTTCCAAAACTTCTTCCGTTTGTATGACAAACTCTCAGGCATGACAGGGACCGCGGATACCGAGGCGTTTGAGTTCCAGTCTATTTATGGCCTAGACACCGTGGTTATCCCGACCAACCGGCCAATGGTGCGTAAAGATCACGCCGATCAGGTCTACATGACCGAAAAAGAAAAGTTCGCCGCTATTGCGGAAGACATCAAGACACGCTCTAAAGCCGGTCAGCCGGTGTTGGTCGGGACGGTGTCGATTGAAAAATCTGAATTACTGTCCAATGCGCTGAAAAAAGACGGCATCAAGCACCAGGTGCTTAATGCTAAATTCCACGCCCATGAAGCGGATATTGTTGAGCAAGCCGGTTACCCGGGTGCGGTGACAATTGCTACCAACATGGCCGGTCGTGGTACCGATATCGTGTTGGGTGGCAGCTGGAAACAAGTGCTGGGTGATGTCGAAAACCCGACCGACGCGCAAGTAGAAGCGGCGAAGGAGAAGTGGCAGCAGCTTCATGACCAGGTCGTTGAAGCCGGCGGTTTACATATTATTGGTACTGAACGTCACGAATCACGTCGTATCGATAACCAGCTACGTGGTCGTGCCGGCCGTCAAGGTGACCCAGGTTCAACCCGTTTCTATTTGTCGATGGAAGACTCTTTGATGCGGATCTTCGCCTCAGAAAAAGTCTCTAACATGATGAAACGATTAGGGATGGCGGAAGGCGAAGCCATTGAGCACCCATGGGTCAACAAAGCCATTGAAAACGCGCAACGCAAAGTGGAAGGGCGTAACTTTGATATTCGTAAGCAACTGCTCGAATTTGATGATGTCGCCAACGACCAGCGTAAAGTGGTGTACGAGCTACGTGATGCGCTCTTAGTTTCTGAAGATATCAGCGAAATGATCGAGCACAACCGCGAGGATGTGGTCAATAACATTGTGAACCAGTACATACCACCACAATCACTAGAAGAAATGTGGGATATTGCTGGCCTTGAAAAGCGCCTTAAAGCGGATTTTGATCTCGAACTGCCGATTCAGCAATGGTTGGATGAAGACGACAAACTCTACGAAGAGTTACTGCGCGAGCGCATTCTGACTGCTCTGATTGAGGTTTATAAAGGCAAAGAAGAGGCGGTAGGGGCAGAAACCCTGCGTAACTTTGAAAAAGCGGTGATGCTGCAAACCTTGGATACGCTTTGGAAAGAGCACCTCGCGGCGATGGATCACCTCCGTCAAGGTATTCACTTACGTGGCTATGCACAAAAGAACCCGAAACAAGAGTACAAGCGCGAATCGTTTGAGCTGTTTGAGGGGATGCTAGAAGCGCTGAAAACCGATGTGGTGACAACGCTCAGCCGTGTCCGCGTGCAACAGCCGGACGACGTTGAGCGTATGGAAGCTGAGCGCAAAGCACGTGCTGAGCAGGCTGCGCAAAAGCAGCAAGTTAACCATGCGCAAGCCGATAACCAGTTTGATGATAGCGACAGCGCCGAACAGGGTGGCAACGAGACCGTGGTGCGTGATGGTCGCAAAGTCGGTCGTAATGAGCCTTGTCCTTGTGGATCAGGGAAGAAATTTAAGCAATGTCACGGTAGAATCTAA
- the zapD gene encoding cell division protein ZapD, producing the protein MTSLTLYEHPLNEQVRIYLRLEYLLDQLDEVSGLSAPCHHIQFFRSLFDLLEILEQVQVKADLAKDLDKLKKKLKAWADVPQVDQTQLNQLLDQLGEHQRAVLQAKRFGQPLKEDRFLTSIKQRFSIPGGSCSFDLPNFHYWLHQPLAARQSAIQAWMETLAPLRHALAFWLQLTRESAHGGTATVQQGFYQQEADGACLIRLKISPDLGVYPLVSGHKNRFAIRFMPFDDDHEVADNMSVHISVC; encoded by the coding sequence ATGACCAGCCTCACTTTGTATGAACACCCACTCAATGAACAGGTGCGAATTTACTTGCGCCTGGAGTATCTGCTCGATCAACTGGACGAAGTGAGCGGGCTTTCCGCACCCTGCCACCATATCCAATTTTTCCGCAGCTTATTTGATCTACTGGAAATTTTAGAGCAGGTGCAAGTGAAAGCGGATCTCGCCAAGGACTTGGACAAACTCAAGAAAAAACTCAAAGCATGGGCTGACGTGCCCCAGGTTGATCAGACACAGCTCAATCAGCTCCTCGACCAACTTGGCGAGCATCAACGCGCGGTATTACAGGCCAAGCGCTTCGGCCAACCGTTAAAAGAAGACCGTTTTTTAACCAGCATCAAGCAGCGCTTTTCTATTCCTGGTGGTAGCTGTAGCTTTGATCTACCCAATTTCCACTACTGGCTTCATCAACCGCTTGCCGCTCGTCAAAGTGCGATTCAGGCCTGGATGGAAACCCTGGCACCATTACGTCACGCTTTGGCGTTCTGGCTGCAACTCACACGTGAAAGCGCACACGGCGGCACAGCGACGGTTCAACAGGGTTTCTACCAACAAGAAGCGGACGGGGCTTGCTTGATACGACTCAAAATTTCCCCCGACCTTGGGGTCTACCCGTTAGTATCTGGACACAAAAACCGCTTCGCGATCCGCTTTATGCCATTTGACGACGATCACGAGGTCGCCGACAATATGTCTGTTCATATCAGTGTTTGTTAA
- a CDS encoding cell division protein FtsQ/DivIB has protein sequence MSMVNALTRVQTVIKLDRQKGASLAFLVGVITLMLLGIVRVIDWMSDEQQLPLSQLVMEGDQTHVSVDQVRQAVLSGGELKSFMLQDVNRIQANIEALPWVKQVAVRKQWPDTLKVHITEYQASAIWNGQKLLTPAGTVFNGAPQDVADKKLVSLHGNTGTSEEVLRTSRELERKLQRIGLSIQALSLNKRRSWRIVTRDGVRIELGRKARQERLARLVSLYPRIKAQDKAIAYVDLRYDTGAAVGWKTEADDANSQN, from the coding sequence ATGAGCATGGTCAATGCCCTGACACGCGTACAAACAGTGATAAAACTGGATCGGCAAAAAGGCGCGTCACTCGCGTTCCTGGTTGGGGTCATTACCCTAATGTTGCTGGGGATTGTCCGTGTGATTGATTGGATGAGTGATGAGCAGCAGCTCCCCTTGTCGCAACTGGTGATGGAAGGTGACCAAACACATGTCAGTGTTGATCAAGTTCGCCAAGCGGTGTTGTCAGGCGGCGAGCTAAAAAGCTTTATGCTGCAGGATGTGAATCGCATCCAAGCGAATATTGAGGCACTCCCGTGGGTGAAACAGGTTGCGGTAAGGAAACAGTGGCCCGATACCTTAAAGGTACATATTACTGAATACCAGGCTAGCGCGATTTGGAACGGGCAAAAATTGCTGACGCCAGCCGGGACGGTTTTCAATGGTGCCCCGCAAGATGTCGCCGATAAAAAGCTGGTGTCGTTACATGGCAATACCGGCACATCGGAAGAAGTCTTGCGAACGAGCCGAGAGCTCGAACGTAAATTACAGCGAATTGGCTTATCAATTCAGGCGTTATCACTGAACAAACGGCGCTCATGGCGCATTGTGACACGAGATGGCGTACGGATTGAGTTAGGGCGTAAAGCTCGACAAGAACGGCTGGCGCGACTGGTCAGTTTATACCCTCGGATAAAGGCGCAAGACAAAGCCATTGCTTATGTAGATTTGCGGTATGACACAGGGGCAGCGGTAGGCTGGAAAACAGAGGCAGACGACGCGAATAGCCAAAATTAA
- the lpxC gene encoding UDP-3-O-acyl-N-acetylglucosamine deacetylase yields the protein MIRQRTLKSMVQTTGVGLHSGRKVTLTLRPAPANTGVIYRRTDMEPPVDFPANPEDVRDTMLCTALVNDAGVRISTVEHLSAAIAGMGIDNIIIEVDAPEIPIMDGSSSPFIFLLQSAGIDVQNAPKRFIRIKKPVRIEDDDKWAELLPYNGFRLDFAIEFDHPAIESEQQNLVLDFSSQSFIKDLSRARTFGFMRDIEYLQSQNLCLGGSFDCAIVLDDYRILNEEGLRFDNELVKHKVLDAIGDLYMCGHSILGEMRAYKSGHALNNKLLRAVLADQEAWEWVTFEETETSPVAFAEPGMVLA from the coding sequence ATGATTAGACAGCGAACATTGAAAAGTATGGTCCAAACGACTGGTGTGGGTCTCCACTCTGGGCGTAAGGTTACGCTTACTCTGCGTCCGGCTCCTGCCAATACCGGTGTGATTTACCGTCGCACAGACATGGAGCCGCCGGTAGATTTTCCGGCTAACCCTGAGGATGTGCGCGACACCATGTTGTGCACCGCCTTAGTCAATGACGCGGGTGTTCGCATCTCAACCGTTGAGCATCTCAGCGCAGCGATTGCAGGCATGGGGATCGATAACATTATTATCGAAGTGGACGCGCCAGAAATTCCGATTATGGATGGCAGTTCAAGCCCGTTCATCTTTTTGCTGCAGTCTGCGGGTATCGACGTCCAAAACGCACCAAAACGGTTCATTCGCATTAAAAAGCCTGTTCGCATTGAAGACGATGACAAATGGGCGGAGTTATTGCCTTACAATGGCTTCCGTCTTGATTTTGCTATCGAATTCGACCACCCCGCGATTGAATCAGAGCAACAAAACTTGGTGCTGGACTTCTCTAGTCAGTCTTTTATTAAAGACTTAAGCCGTGCTCGTACCTTCGGTTTTATGCGTGATATCGAGTACTTGCAGTCACAGAATCTGTGTCTGGGTGGCAGCTTCGATTGTGCCATTGTGCTGGACGATTACCGCATCTTGAACGAGGAAGGTCTGCGTTTTGACAACGAATTGGTCAAGCACAAGGTGCTGGATGCTATCGGTGACCTCTACATGTGTGGTCACAGCATTCTTGGTGAAATGCGTGCGTATAAATCGGGCCATGCACTGAACAATAAACTGCTGCGCGCGGTGTTAGCGGACCAAGAAGCGTGGGAGTGGGTTACGTTTGAAGAAACGGAGACTTCTCCAGTGGCATTTGCGGAGCCGGGGATGGTTTTGGCCTAA
- the mutT gene encoding 8-oxo-dGTP diphosphatase MutT, whose amino-acid sequence MKRVSIAAGIIVNPTQDKVFITRRHAHAHQGGKWEFPGGKIEGSETPQRALLRELNEEVGITAKAVSPFISLDFDFPDKALSLDFFLVCDFDGEPQGCEGQEGIWAPIAELDNYPFPDANDAVLEKIRARF is encoded by the coding sequence ATGAAACGGGTAAGTATTGCCGCTGGCATTATTGTTAATCCGACACAAGACAAAGTCTTTATCACTCGCCGTCATGCTCACGCCCATCAAGGGGGAAAGTGGGAGTTTCCTGGCGGAAAAATTGAAGGGAGTGAAACCCCGCAACGCGCATTGTTAAGAGAATTAAACGAAGAAGTTGGGATTACTGCAAAAGCGGTCAGCCCCTTTATATCGTTAGACTTTGACTTTCCCGACAAAGCATTAAGTTTGGATTTTTTCTTGGTCTGTGACTTTGACGGTGAGCCCCAAGGCTGTGAGGGGCAAGAGGGTATTTGGGCACCGATTGCCGAATTGGATAACTATCCGTTTCCCGATGCCAACGATGCGGTATTAGAAAAAATTCGCGCTCGGTTCTGA